One part of the Mustela erminea isolate mMusErm1 chromosome 11, mMusErm1.Pri, whole genome shotgun sequence genome encodes these proteins:
- the PEG10 gene encoding LOW QUALITY PROTEIN: retrotransposon-derived protein PEG10 (The sequence of the model RefSeq protein was modified relative to this genomic sequence to represent the inferred CDS: inserted 1 base in 1 codon): protein MRNKKLLKTKRRKGGRGGQDPGLHPHRSEATSGRSPPTPALTLGPDCPPPPPPPPPNGPSSSSSSCSSSSSSSSSSRSAQRGQYIPNLAERRRDDLSEEINNLREKVMKQSEENNNLQNQVQKLTEENTTLREQVEPPPQDEEDDLELRGAAAAAAPPTPLEEECPDDLPEKFDGNPDMLVPFMAQCQLFMEKSTRDFSVDRVRVCFVTSMMTGRAARWASAKLERSHYLMHNYPAFMTEMKHVFEDPQRREAAKRKIRRLRQGMGSVIDYSNAFQMIAQDLDWNEPALIDQYHEGLSDHIQAELSRLEVAKSLSALIGQCIHIERRLARAAAARKPRSPPRALVLPHITSHHQVDPTEPVGGARMRLTQEEKERRRKLNLCLYCGNGGHYADNCPAKASKASPXGKLPGPAVEGPSATGPELIRSPQDDASSPHLQVMLQIHLPGRHTLFVRAMIDSGASGNFIDHEYVAQNGIPLRVKDWPILVEAIDGRPIASGPVVHETHDLIVDLGDHREVLSFDVTQSPFFPVVLGVRWLSTHDPNITWSTRSIVFDSEYCRYHCRMYSPIPPSLPPPAQPSFYYPVDGYRVYQPVRYYYVQNVYTPVDENVYPDHRLVDPTIEMIPGAHSIPSGHVYSLSEPEMAALRDFVARNVKDGLITPTIAPNGAQVLQVKRGWKLQVSYDCRAPNSFTIQNQYPRLSIPNLDDQAHLATYTEYVPQLPGYQTYPTYTTYPTYPVGFAWYPVGRDGHGRSLYVPVMITWNPHWYRQPPVPQYPPPQPPPPPPPPPPPPSYSTM from the exons ATGCG aaacaaaaagcttttgaaaacaaaaagaagaaagggtggAAGAGGAGGCCAGGATCCGGGCCTCCATCCCCACAGGAGCGAAGCTACATCTGGGAGGTCTCCTCCCACTCCAGCTCTCACCCTGGGGCCCGactgcccacctcctcctcctcctcctccccccaacggcccctcctcctcctcttcctcttgctcctcctcctcttcctcttcttcctcctcacgcAGCGCCCAAAGGGGCCAGTACATCCCCAACCTGGCCGAACGAAGGCGGGACGATCTCTCTGAAGAGATCAACAACCTCCGAGAGAAGGTCATGAAGCAGTCCGAGGAGAACAACAACCTGCAGAACCAGGTGCAGAAGCTCACTGAGGAGAACACCACCCTCCGTGAGCAAGTGGAGCCCCCCCCTCAGGATGAGGAGGATGACCTCGAGCTCCGCGGTGCTGCGGCGGCGGctgccccacccactcccctaGAGGAAGAGTGCCCAGATGACCTTCCTGAGAAGTTCGACGGCAACCCAGACATGCTGGTTCCTTTCATGGCCCAGTGCCAGCTCTTCATGGAGAAAAGCACCAGAGATTTCTCAGTCGACCGCGTCCGCGTCTGCTTCGTGACCAGCATGATGACCGGTCGCGCCGCCCGCTGGGCCTCCGCGAAGCTGGAGAGATCCCACTACCTGATGCACAACTACCCAGCCTTCATGACCGAAATGAAGCACGTCTTCGAAGACCCCCAGAGGCGAGAGGCCGCCAAACGCAAGATCAGACGTCTGCGCCAGGGCATGGGGTCGGTCATCGACTACTCCAACGCCTTCCAGATGATTGCACAGGACCTGGATTGGAACGAGCCCGCCCTGATCGACCAGTACCACGAGGGCCTCAGCGACCACATTCAGGCAGAGCTGTCCCGCCTCGAAGTGGCCAAGTCGCTGTCGGCGCTGATCGGCCAGTGCATCCACATCGAGAGAAGGCTGGCCAGAGCGGCCGCTGCTCGCAAGCCGCGCTCCCCACCGCGCGCGCTGGTGTTGCCGCACATCACGAGCCACCACCAGGTAGATCCCACCGAGCCTGTGGGCGGCGCCCGCATGCGCCTGacccaggaggaaaaagaaagacgcAGAAAGCTGAACCTCTGCCTCTACTGTGGAAATGGAGGTCACTACGCCGACAACTGTCCTGCCAAGGCCTCAAAGGCTTCGC GCGGGAAACTCCCCGGCCCCGCTGTAGAGGGACCTTCAGCGACCGGGCCAGAATTAATAAGGTCCCCACAAGATGATGCTTCATCTCCACACTTGCAAGTGATGCTCCAGATTCATCTCCCGGGCAGACACACCCTGTTCGTCCGAGCCATGATCGATTCTGGTGCTTCTGGCAACTTCATCGATCACGAATATGTTGCCCAGAACGGAATTCCTCTGAGGGTCAAGGACTGGCCGATACTGGTGGAAGCGATTGATGGACGCCCCATAGCATCGGGCCCAGTTGTCCACGAAACGCATGACCTGATAGTCGACCTGGGAGATCACCGCGAGGTGCTGTCATTCGATGTGACTCAGTCTCCGTTCTTCCCCGTCGTCCTTGGGGTGCGCTGGCTGAGCACACACGATCCCAACATCACATGGAGCACCCGATCGATCGTCTTTGATTCTGAATATTGCCGATACCACTGCCGGATGTATTCCCCAATACCTCCGTCGCTCCCACCACCGGCACAGCCGTCGTTTTACTACCCGGTGGATGGATACAGAGTTTACCAGCCAGTGAGGTATTACTATGTCCAGAATGTGTACACTCCAGTGGACGAAAACGTCTACCCGGATCACCGCCTGGTTGACCCCACCATCGAAATGATACCTGGAGCGCACAGTATTCCCAGCGGACACGTGTACTCACTGTCCGAACCCGAAATGGCAGCCCTGCGAGATTTTGTGGCCAGAAATGTGAAAGACGGGCTGATTACTCCGACAATCGCCCCGAATGGAGCCCAGGTTCTCCAGGTGAAGAGGGGATGGAAACTGCAAGTCTCCTACGACTGCCGAGCTCCCAACAGCTTCACCATTCAGAATCAGTATCCTCGACTCTCTATTCCAAACTTGGATGACCAGGCTCACCTGGCAACGTACACTGAATACGTACCTCAACTACCTGGATACCAGACCTACCCCACATACACCACGTACCCGACCTACCCAGTAGGATTTGCCTGGTACCCAGTGGGGCGAGATGGACATGGACGATCGCTCTATGTCCCCGTGATGATCACCTGGAACCCACACTGGTACCGCCAGCCTCCGGTACCCCAGTatccgccgccgcagccgccgccgccacctccgccgccgccgccgccgccgtcttACAGCACCATGTAG